One Planctomycetia bacterium DNA segment encodes these proteins:
- a CDS encoding PDZ domain-containing protein produces MNGSANNNGAANVNGTANGSVNGATNTRTFGPNGNRTGLGTNAGGNGTNTFQNGANGVRTNSAIPGAAGNATGQNNVVQGAVGGVNGFGVNGVVGSNGVGVNGVGTVGPNGAVNANGTVGTTNAGQGGNPADAVQAMNTTLQRGQLGITVDDSTGNGLTITTLNQGAVAQKAGLTMGDQIFSLNGNPIGSQTDLINGLQNTAGVGGLSTIGIRRNGQVHTIHVDLSSGRAAFSNSNGGAGANGANGSGSPAANSGSNLGGAVNGNAAITGTTGAGTNANMQNGTQGRNGSAGQANPNFSVPQLGGTRTDTGVSTGIGNTGSNFNADGTNNTNGTSPTAIPPAANGITSGSSGAIGSGTTTSTGVSTGIGATAGGTNPTGTATNGSAGNGTTNGANAGGVNATANGAVGNISVGTNSTKSNPVNGVPNTASQSFERFTGDLRTAMNGATGETRTQLSRFNDSLGSLRSDLTAPTNETPADARLRNDRVRFQLNALRSQFDNAGTGASAADRARFEGLRTQLNGVYDSVNQANPTTP; encoded by the coding sequence GTGAATGGTAGTGCGAACAACAATGGTGCCGCGAACGTCAATGGCACGGCCAACGGTTCCGTAAACGGAGCCACCAACACGCGCACCTTCGGACCCAACGGGAATCGCACCGGACTGGGAACCAACGCCGGCGGCAACGGCACCAACACGTTTCAAAACGGGGCTAACGGCGTCCGAACCAATAGCGCCATTCCGGGAGCGGCTGGAAATGCCACAGGGCAGAATAATGTAGTGCAGGGAGCAGTCGGCGGTGTGAATGGCTTCGGTGTTAACGGAGTAGTAGGGAGTAATGGAGTAGGAGTCAACGGAGTAGGCACGGTCGGTCCGAATGGAGCCGTGAATGCGAATGGTACTGTGGGAACAACGAATGCAGGGCAGGGAGGAAATCCTGCTGATGCCGTCCAAGCGATGAACACCACTCTGCAAAGAGGGCAACTCGGTATCACCGTTGACGACTCCACCGGTAACGGCCTGACGATCACGACGCTCAATCAAGGAGCCGTCGCTCAAAAGGCAGGCCTGACGATGGGGGATCAAATTTTCTCCTTAAACGGTAACCCTATCGGTTCGCAGACCGATCTCATCAACGGTTTGCAGAACACGGCTGGGGTCGGTGGATTATCGACGATCGGCATTCGCCGCAACGGCCAAGTACATACGATCCACGTCGATCTCTCCAGTGGACGCGCTGCGTTCTCCAACTCCAACGGTGGTGCCGGTGCGAACGGTGCCAATGGAAGTGGTTCGCCCGCAGCGAACAGCGGCTCGAATCTGGGTGGAGCCGTTAACGGTAACGCTGCGATCACGGGCACGACCGGTGCCGGGACCAATGCAAATATGCAAAATGGGACTCAAGGTCGCAACGGCTCGGCAGGGCAAGCAAACCCGAACTTCAGTGTTCCGCAACTCGGCGGAACGCGAACCGATACCGGAGTTTCGACCGGAATCGGGAACACAGGCTCGAACTTCAATGCCGACGGCACGAACAACACCAACGGGACGAGCCCGACGGCCATACCTCCAGCCGCCAACGGCATCACGTCCGGGAGCAGCGGTGCGATCGGCTCCGGCACAACGACCTCGACGGGAGTTTCCACGGGGATCGGAGCGACCGCCGGTGGAACGAACCCGACAGGAACAGCCACCAATGGATCTGCTGGTAATGGCACAACGAATGGAGCCAATGCGGGGGGTGTTAATGCTACTGCTAACGGTGCAGTCGGGAATATTAGCGTCGGTACGAATTCCACCAAATCAAACCCGGTGAATGGAGTTCCAAATACCGCATCGCAAAGCTTTGAGCGCTTCACGGGCGATCTTCGTACTGCGATGAACGGTGCGACCGGCGAGACGCGAACGCAGCTCTCGCGCTTCAACGATAGCCTCGGCTCGCTTCGGAGCGATCTCACGGCTCCTACCAACGAAACTCCGGCCGATGCGCGACTGAGAAACGATCGGGTTCGCTTCCAGCTCAACGCGTTGCGTTCGCAATTCGACAATGCCGGAACTGGTGCTTCCGCCGCAGATAGGGCACGATTTGAAGGGCTACGTACGCAACTCAATGGTGTGTACGACAGCGTCAACCAGGCGAACCCTACGACTCCTTAA
- a CDS encoding STAS domain-containing protein, with translation MGPKNTSRLAEFLDQNQSELLNEWIGEQLKSIRRDLIAESELKNQSRDFLRLLVHGVQTGSIDDIHGDSWADTRQFLMSLSEDRAKRGFTPTETALFIFSLKGPVTSRLRKAGGKETERALDDALTFNHLLDLLGLFTAESYQKVRESIINRQQQDMLELSTPVVSLWDGILALPIIGTLDSERSQTVMESLLNKIVETGSAIAIIDITGVPTVDTLTAQHLLKTVTAARLMGAECIISGIRPQIAQTIVHLGIDLNTVSTKASLRDAFASALDRAQLTVVKKTRVAGSPAGQS, from the coding sequence ATGGGGCCGAAGAACACCTCGCGTCTTGCGGAATTTCTCGATCAAAACCAATCCGAACTTCTCAATGAATGGATCGGCGAACAACTCAAGTCGATCCGTCGAGACCTGATTGCCGAAAGCGAGCTGAAAAACCAAAGCCGTGATTTCCTGCGATTACTCGTTCACGGCGTTCAAACCGGGAGCATCGACGACATTCATGGCGATTCCTGGGCCGATACCCGACAGTTCTTAATGAGCCTTTCGGAAGATCGCGCCAAGCGTGGCTTTACCCCCACGGAAACGGCGCTTTTCATTTTCTCCTTAAAAGGTCCTGTGACGAGCCGCTTACGCAAAGCAGGTGGGAAAGAAACGGAGCGGGCTCTCGATGATGCCCTCACATTCAACCATCTCCTCGACTTGCTCGGCTTATTCACCGCGGAGAGCTATCAAAAAGTACGCGAGTCGATCATCAACCGACAACAGCAAGACATGCTCGAGCTTTCGACGCCGGTAGTTTCATTGTGGGACGGTATCCTTGCACTGCCTATCATCGGTACTCTCGACAGCGAGCGTAGCCAAACGGTCATGGAATCGCTTTTGAATAAGATCGTCGAAACCGGCTCGGCGATCGCGATCATCGACATCACGGGTGTTCCGACCGTCGATACGCTCACGGCGCAACACCTTTTGAAAACAGTGACCGCCGCACGCTTGATGGGTGCCGAGTGCATCATCAGCGGCATTCGTCCCCAGATCGCGCAGACGATCGTGCATCTCGGGATCGATCTCAATACCGTCTCCACGAAAGCGTCGTTGCGCGATGCGTTTGCGAGCGCGTTGGATCGCGCTCAATTGACCGTAGTGAAGAAGACGCGTGTCGCCGGTTCTCCCGCAGGCCAATCGTAA